In Procambarus clarkii isolate CNS0578487 chromosome 5, FALCON_Pclarkii_2.0, whole genome shotgun sequence, the following are encoded in one genomic region:
- the LOC123766538 gene encoding PE-PGRS family protein PE_PGRS3-like codes for MQGAGTVGAGVSSCKARGQEARVCHHARRGDRRRGCVIMQGAGTGGAGVSSCKARGQEARGQEARVCHHARRGDRRRGCVIMQGAGTGGAGVSSCKARGQEARVCHHARRGCVIMQGAGTGGAGVSSCKARGQEARVCHHARRGDRRRVCVIMQGAGTGGAGVSSCKARGQEARVCHLARRGDRRRGCVILQGAGTGGAGVSSCKARGQEARVCHLARRGDRRRGCVILQGAGTGGAGVSSCKARGQEARVCHQARRGDRRRGDRRRGCVIMQGAGTGGAGVSSCKARGQEARVCHHARRGDRRRGCVIMQGAGTGGAGVSSCKARGQEARVCHLARRGDRRRGCVILQGAGTGGAGVSSCKARGQEARVCHHARRGDRRRGCVIMQGAGTGGAGVSSCKARGQEARVCHHARRGDRRRGCVILQGAGTGGAGVSSCKARGQEARGQEARGQEARVCHHARRGDRRRGCVILQGAGTGGAGTGGAGVSSCKARGQEARGQEARVCHHARRGDRRRGCVILQGAGTGGAGTGGAGVSSCKARGQEARRQEARVCHLARRGDRRRGCVIMQGAGTGGAGVSSCKARGQEARVCHLARRGDRRRGCVIMQGAGTGGAGTGGAGTGGAGVSSCKARGQEARGQEARVCHHARRGDRRRGCVIMQGAGTGGAGVSSCKARGQEARVCHLARRGDRRRGDRRRGCVIMQGAGTGGAGVSSCKARGQEARVCHHARRGDRRRGCVIMHGAGTGGAGVSSCKARGQEARVCHLARRWDRRRGCVIMQGAGTGGAGVSSCKARGQEARVCHLARRGDRRRGCVILQGAGTGGAGVSSCKARGQEARGQEARVCHHARRGDRRRGCVILQGAGTGGAGVSSGKARGQEARVCHLARRGDRRRGCVIMQGAGTGGAGTGGAGVSSCKARGQEARGQEARVCHHARRGDRRRGCVIMQGAGTGGAGVSSCKAQGQEARGQEARGQEARVCHLARRGDRRRGCVIMQGAGTGGAGVSSCKARGQEARVCHHARRGDRRRGCVIMQGAGTGGAGTGGAGVSSGKARGQEARGQEARVCHHARRGDRRRGCVIMQGAGTGGAGVSSCKARGQEARVCHHARRGDRRRGCVIMHGAGTGGVGTGGAGTGGAGVSSCKARGQEARVCHQARRGDRRRGDRRRGCVIMQGAGTGGAGVSSGKARGQEARVCHHARRGDRRRGCVTMQGAGTGGAGTGGAGVSPCKARGQEARVCHHARRGDRRRGCVILQGAGTGGAGTGGAGVSSCKARGQEARGQEARVCHLARRGDRRRGDRRRGCVILQGAGTGGAGVSSCKARGQEARVCHLARRGDRRRGCVTMQGAGTGGAGVSPCKARGQEARNTQASDFSQGVAL; via the coding sequence ATGCAAGGCGCGGGGACAGTAGGCGCGGGTGTGTCATCTTGCAAGGCGCGGGGACAGGAGGCGCGGGTGTGTCATCATGCAAGGCGCGGGGACAGGAGGCGCGGGTGTGTCATCATGCAAGGCGCGGGGACAGGAGGCGCGGGTGTGTCATCTTGCAAGGCGCGGGGACAGGAGGCGCGGGGACAGGAGGCGCGGGTGTGTCATCATGCAAGGCGCGGGGACAGGAGGCGCGGGTGTGTCATCATGCAAGGCGCGGGGACAGGAGGCGCGGGTGTGTCATCATGCAAGGCGCGGGGACAGGAGGCGCGGGTGTGTCATCATGCAAGGCGCGGGTGTGTCATCATGCAAGGCGCGGGGACAGGAGGCGCGGGTGTGTCATCATGCAAGGCGCGGGGACAGGAGGCGCGTGTGTGTCATCATGCAAGGCGCGGGGACAGGAGGCGCGTGTGTGTCATCATGCAAGGCGCGGGGACAGGAGGCGCGGGTGTGTCATCTTGCAAGGCGCGGGGACAGGAGGCGCGGGTGTGTCATCTTGCAAGGCGCGGGGACAGGAGGCGCGGGTGTGTCATCTTGCAAGGCGCGGGGACAGGAGGCGCGGGTGTGTCATCATGCAAGGCGCGGGGACAGGAGGCGCGGGTGTGTCATCTTGCAAGGCGCGGGGACAGGAGGCGCGGGTGTGTCATCTTGCAAGGCGCGGGGACAGGAGGCGCGGGTGTGTCATCATGCAAGGCGCGGGGACAGGAGGCGCGGGTGTGTCATCAGGCAAGGCGCGGGGACAGGAGGCGCGGGGACAGGAGGCGCGGGTGTGTCATCATGCAAGGCGCGGGGACAGGAGGCGCGGGTGTGTCATCATGCAAGGCGCGGGGACAGGAGGCGCGGGTGTGTCATCATGCAAGGCGCGGGGACAGGAGGCGCGGGTGTGTCATCATGCAAGGCGCGGGGACAGGAGGCGCGGGTGTGTCATCATGCAAGGCGCGGGGACAGGAGGCGCGGGTGTGTCATCTTGCAAGGCGCGGGGACAGGAGGCGCGGGTGTGTCATCTTGCAAGGCGCGGGGACAGGAGGCGCGGGTGTGTCATCATGCAAGGCGCGGGGACAGGAGGCGCGGGTGTGTCATCATGCAAGGCGCGGGGACAGGAGGCGCGGGTGTGTCATCATGCAAGGCGCGGGGACAGGAGGCGCGGGTGTGTCATCATGCAAGGCGCGGGGACAGGAGGCGCGGGTGTGTCATCATGCAAGGCGCGGGGACAGGAGGCGTGGGTGTGTCATCTTGCAAGGCGCGGGGACAGGAGGCGCGGGTGTGTCATCATGCAAGGCGCGGGGACAGGAGGCGCGGGGACAGGAGGCGCGGGGACAGGAGGCGCGGGTGTGTCACCATGCAAGGCGCGGGGACAGGAGGCGCGGGTGTGTCATCTTGCAAGGCGCGGGGACAGGAGGCGCGGGGACAGGAGGCGCGGGTGTGTCATCATGCAAGGCGCGGGGACAGGAGGCGCGGGGACAGGAGGCGCGGGTGTGTCATCATGCAAGGCGCGGGGACAGGAGGCGCGGGTGTGTCATCTTGCAAGGCGCGGGGACAGGAGGCGCGGGGACAGGAGGCGCGGGTGTGTCATCATGCAAGGCGCGGGGACAGGAGGCGCGGAGACAGGAGGCGCGGGTGTGTCATCTTGCAAGACGCGGGGACAGGAGGCGCGGGTGTGTCATCATGCAAGGCGCGGGGACAGGAGGCGCGGGTGTGTCATCTTGCAAGGCGCGGGGACAGGAGGCGCGGGTGTGTCATCTTGCAAGGCGCGGGGACAGGAGGCGCGGGTGTGTCATCATGCAAGGCGCGGGGACAGGAGGCGCGGGGACAGGAGGCGCGGGGACAGGAGGCGCGGGTGTGTCATCATGCAAGGCGCGGGGACAGGAGGCGCGGGGACAGGAGGCGCGGGTGTGTCATCATGCAAGGCGCGGGGACAGGAGGCGCGGGTGTGTCATCATGCAAGGCGCGGGGACAGGAGGCGCGGGTGTGTCATCATGCAAGGCGCGGGGACAGGAGGCGCGGGTGTGTCATCTTGCAAGGCGCGGGGACAGGAGGCGCGGGGACAGGAGGCGCGGGTGTGTCATCATGCAAGGCGCGGGGACAGGAGGCGCGGGTGTGTCATCTTGCAAGGCGCGGGGACAGGAGGCGCGGGTGTGTCATCATGCAAGGCGCGGGGACAGGAGGCGCGGGTGTGTCATCATGCATGGCGCGGGGACAGGAGGCGCGGGTGTGTCATCTTGCAAGGCGCGGGGACAGGAGGCGCGGGTGTGTCATCTTGCAAGGCGCTGGGACAGGAGGCGCGGGTGTGTCATCATGCAAGGCGCGGGGACAGGAGGCGCGGGTGTGTCATCTTGCAAGGCGCGGGGACAGGAGGCGCGGGTGTGTCATCTTGCAAGGCGCGGGGACAGGAGGCGCGGGTGTGTCATCTTGCAAGGCGCTGGGACAGGAGGCGCGGGTGTGTCATCATGCAAGGCGCGGGGACAGGAGGCGCGGGGACAGGAGGCGCGGGTGTGTCATCATGCAAGGCGCGGGGACAGGAGGCGCGGGTGTGTCATCTTGCAAGGCGCGGGGACAGGAGGCGCGGGTGTGTCATCAGGCAAGGCGCGGGGACAGGAGGCGCGGGTGTGTCATCTTGCAAGGCGCGGGGACAGGAGGCGCGGGTGTGTCATCATGCAAGGCGCGGGGACAGGAGGCGCGGGGACAGGAGGCGCGGGTGTGTCATCATGCAAGGCGCGGGGACAGGAGGCGCGGGGACAGGAGGCGCGGGTGTGTCATCATGCAAGGCGCGGGGACAGGAGGCGCGGGTGTGTCATCATGCAAGGCGCGGGGACAGGAGGCGCGGGTGTGTCATCTTGCAAGGCGCAGGGACAGGAGGCGCGGGGACAGGAGGCGCGGGGACAGGAGGCGCGGGTGTGTCATCTTGCAAGGCGCGGGGACAGGAGGCGCGGGTGTGTCATCATGCAAGGCGCAGGGACAGGAGGCGCGGGTGTGTCATCTTGCAAGGCGCGGGGACAGGAGGCGCGGGTGTGTCATCATGCAAGGCGCGGGGACAGGAGGCGCGGGTGTGTCATCATGCAAGGCGCGGGGACAGGAGGCGCGGGGACAGGAGGCGCGGGTGTGTCATCAGGCAAGGCGCGGGGACAGGAGGCGCGGGGACAGGAGGCGCGGGTGTGTCATCATGCAAGGCGCGGGGACAGGAGGCGCGGGTGTGTCATCATGCAAGGCGCGGGGACAGGAGGCGCGGGTGTGTCATCTTGCAAGGCGCGGGGACAGGAGGCGCGGGTGTGTCATCATGCAAGGCGCGGGGACAGGAGGCGCGGGTGTGTCATCATGCATGGCGCGGGGACAGGAGGCGTGGGGACAGGAGGCGCGGGGACAGGAGGCGCGGGTGTGTCATCTTGCAAGGCGCGGGGACAGGAGGCGCGGGTGTGTCATCAGGCAAGGCGCGGGGACAGGAGGCGCGGGGACAGGAGGCGCGGGTGTGTCATCATGCAAGGCGCGGGGACAGGAGGCGCGGGTGTGTCATCAGGCAAGGCGCGGGGACAGGAGGCGCGGGTGTGTCACCATGCAAGGCGCGGGGACAGGAGGCGCGGGTGTGTCACCATGCAAGGCGCGGGGACAGGAGGCGCGGGGACAGGAGGCGCGGGTGTGTCACCATGCAAGGCGCGGGGACAGGAGGCGCGGGTGTGTCATCACGCAAGGCGCGGGGACAGGAGGCGCGGGTGTGTCATCTTGCAAGGCGCGGGGACAGGAGGCGCGGGGACAGGAGGCGCGGGTGTGTCATCTTGCAAGGCGCGGGGACAGGAGGCGCGGGGACAGGAGGCGCGGGTGTGTCATCTTGCAAGGCGCGGGGACAGGAGGCGCGGGGACAGGAGGCGCGGGTGTGTCATCTTGCAAGGCGCGGGGACAGGAGGCGCGGGTGTGTCATCTTGCAAGGCGCGGGGACAGGAGGCGCGGGTGTGTCATCTTGCAAGGCGCGGGGACAGGAGGCGCGGGTGTGTCACCATGCAAGGCGCGGGGACAGGAGGCGCGGGTGTGTCACCATGCAAGGCGCGGGGACAGGAGGCGcgg